One Anastrepha obliqua isolate idAnaObli1 chromosome 6, idAnaObli1_1.0, whole genome shotgun sequence DNA window includes the following coding sequences:
- the LOC129250508 gene encoding uncharacterized protein LOC129250508, producing MDPENILVDEGATAAPANVSEPKREASMIQRSVRVKIHQRENLLRRLRSLHLGVIESDTFSLRQLTAKLDLVERQYSALETLQTQLEELDESQLNEDHRVTFEDTYIEAKTALLDQLEELQRVQPLSHMCSTQVERQSTHRINLPKLQLTKFSGEQSQWLDFYNIFTTLVHNNKDLTEVEKFQYLRSCLTDEASRLIQSLEVTSKNYNTALDLIVSRFNNSRLIFQSHMQQICDLTNLSSSNTYLLRNFIDTINVNLRAMQSLATSEQIGEAILLHVIISKLDSATRTKWEEEVAINWNCRSSSPLNIPTWADLAAFLERRCQTFNMLETNKAANQWSTPMKKPSPKTSNKYALAVANSHNRCLLCDSSPHHSPFSCEKFMNMNPLHRYFLVKRLSLCLNCLGKNHTSSNCPSNRRCQQCKVSHHTLLHRNNESDAIPNIRNNNTSGPKSENGNQVTMKAEQIGGDVILATARIHLCNSSGSSLIVRALLDSGSQLNFITEHIAQHLRLPRIKRSIEVSGIGATTTKTHQLCYVTMKSIHTEYTSSLEAVIIPTITSKQPSSSIISKGFQIPNNIKLADERFSEPGGIDCLIGAGIFFDLLLVGQIKDDIRYPILQKTKLGWIVSGTAPSDSSSSLTSLPTYKTFLAVENQITLDNLVERFWTVEGYNNPHKLLSDNELACEQFFKHTTTRCPTSGRFIVRLPFKETPVALGQSHDIAFRRLVAIEYKLSKNSSLLKSYRESIHEYEQMQHMKVIENVKQGRNFIPHHCVMKTDSSTTKLRVVFDASCQTSNGKSLNDVLRVGPTLQDDIFTILTRFRSHRYVLIADIAKMYRQVLVNDADAPWQCILWRDSLQAPVRMYQMQTVTYGTSCAPYLATKCLLEAAKMESKEFPIGSAITLKDFYVDNLMTGASTVSMVIEIKRQVAALLKRAGFPLRKFAANNMEIIDDIPLDDREEIITLGDLDYVKTLGLK from the coding sequence atggATCCTGAGAATATCCTAGTGGATGAAGGCGCCACCGCAGCACCAGCCAATGTGAGTGAACCTAAACGAGAAGCATCGATGATACAGCGCAGCGTTCGAGTAAAAATTCATCAGCGTGAGAATCTCTTAAGACGTTTGCGTTCGTTACATCTCGGGGTTATCGAAAGCGACACTTTTTCGTTGCGTCAACTGACTGCGAAATTGGATTTGGTAGAGCGCCAATACAGTGCACTGGAGACATTACAAACTCAATTAGAGGAGCTGGATGAATCTCAACTAAATGAAGACCATCGTGTGACCTTTGAAGATACTTACATCGAAGCAAAAACCGCATTACTGGACCAATTAGAAGAACTGCAAAGAGTCCAACCGCTCAGTCACATGTGTAGCACACAAGTGGAGCGGCAATCTACACATCGCATCAATTTGCCAAAATTGCAGTTAACGAAATTCAGCGGGGAGCAGTCGCAGTGGTTGGACTTCTACAATATCTTTACCACCCTCGTGCACAACAACAAAGACTTGACAGAggttgaaaaatttcaataccTCAGGTCATGTCTCACTGACGAAGCCTCGCGACTAATACAATCACTCGAAGTGACAAGCAAAAACTACAATACGGCGCTCGACCTCATAGTCAGTCGTTTCAACAATAGCCGTTTAATCTTCCAGTCACACATGCAGCAAATTTGTGACCTCACGAATTTGTCGTCATCGAATACATATTTGCTTCGCAACTTCATCGACACAATCAACGTCAATCTTCGGGCCATGCAGTCACTAGCAACTTCGGAACAAATCGGGGAAGCAATTCTATTACACGTCATAATAAGTAAGTTAGATTCAGCAACTCGAACAAAATGGGAAGAAGAAGTGGCCATCAACTGGAATTGCAGAAGTTCATCACCTTTAAATATACCAACTTGGGCAGACCTTGCTGCATTCCTTGAGCGTCGCTGCCAGACATTCAACATGCTTGAAACCAACAAGGCAGCCAACCAATGGTCAACCCCGATGAAAAAACCTTCGCCTAAAACCAGCAACAAATACGCGTTGGCAGTTGCGAATTCACACAACAGGTGCCTGCTATGTGATTCAAGCCCTCACCATAGCCCTTTCAGCTGTGAAAAGTTCATGAATATGAACCCATTGCATAGATATTTTCTTGTGAAGCGTCTTAGCCTGTGTTTGAATTGCCTGGGTAAGAACCATACTTCAAGCAACTGTCCGTCCAACCGTAGGTGTCAACAATGTAAAGTTAGTCACCATACACTGCTACACAGGAATAATGAAAGCGATGCTATACCGAATATtcgcaacaacaacaccagtgGTCCGAAAAGCGAGAATGGCAACCAAGTCACCATGAAAGCAGAGCAGATCGGCGGCGATGTCATTCTTGCTACAGCCCGTATTCACTTGTGCAATTCATCGGGATCATCACTTATTGTTCGTGCACTTTTGGATTCAGGATCACAGCTCAATTTCATAACAGAACATATCGCACAACATCTTCGTCTTCCACGGATCAAACGAAGCATTGAAGTTAGCGGCATAGGTGCCACCACGACAAAAACACATCAGCTTTGTTATGTAACTATGAAGTCAATTCACACCGAATATACTTCAAGCTTGGAAGCTGTGATAATTCCTACAATCACATCAAAACAACCAAGCAGCAGCATCATCTCGAAGGGGTTTcaaattccaaacaacatcaagcttGCCGACGAAAGATTTAGCGAACCAGGTGGCATCGACTGCCTGATCGGTGCCGGAATATTTTTCGATCTACTACTTGTGGGCCAAATCAAAGATGACATCAGATATCCCATCCTTCAAAAGACCAAGCTAGGGTGGATCGTTTCTGGCACAGCTCCATCGGACTCATCATCATCGCTCACATCGTTGCCCACATATAAAACATTTCTAGCTGTGGAAAACCAAATAACTTTAGACAATTTGGTGGAAAGGTTTTGGACAGTTGAAGGATACAACAATCCACACAAACTGCTTTCAGATAACGAATTGGCCTGTGAGCAGTTCTTCAAGCACACTACGACAAGGTGCCCGACAAGCGGAAGGTTCATCGTCCGCCTACCATTTAAGGAAACGCCAGTCGCATTAGGCCAGTCACACGACATAGCGTTTCGAAGGTTAGTAGCCATTGAATATAAACTCTCAAAGAATTCTTCTCTCTTAAAGAGTTATCGTGAGTCCATACACGAGTATGAGCAGATGCAGCACATGAAGGTTATCGAAAACGTCAAACAgggccgaaatttcattccacaCCACTGCGTTATGAAGACTGACAGCAGCACCACAAAATTACGAGTCGTTTTTGATGCGTCATGCCAAACCTCAAATGGGAAATCCCTGAATGACGTGCTTCGAGTAGGCCCTACACTTCAAGATGACATTTTCACGATTCTCACTCGATTCCGAAGTCACAGATACGTCTTGATAGCCGATATCGCAAAGATGTACAGACAGGTGCTCGTTAACGACGCTGATGCTCCATGGCAATGTATCTTATGGCGCGATTCATTACAAGCTCCAGTAAGAATGTACCAGATGCAGACCGTTACATATGGGACAAGCTGTGCCCCCTACCTTGCAACAAAATGCCTCCTGGAAGCAGCTAAAATGGAGTCTAAAGAGTTTCCGATTGGCTCTGCCATTACACTCAAGGACTTTTACGTTGATAATTTGATGACGGGTGCCTCTACTGTGAGCATGGTCATTGAAATCAAGCGGCAAGTTGCGGCCTTGCTTAAACGAGCTGGATTTCCTCTACGCAAGTTTGCTGCAAACAACATGGAAATCATCGACGACATACCTTTAGATGACAGAGAAGAAATAATTACACTAGGGGACTTAGATTACGTTAAAACTCTCGGTCTGAAATGA
- the LOC129250509 gene encoding uncharacterized protein LOC129250509, with protein sequence MGALPTSRVTPSHPFETTVFVCFTTKAVHLEIAPDLSTVAFIATLKRFIARRGKCRVIVSDNATNFIGANQELRKLLQSFVTQEHIQRVEEFCRNEGIEWKFIPPRSPHFGGLWESAVKLAKYHLRRAIGCNVLSHDELHTIVCQAEAIVNSRPLTPISSDPNDLRSLTPGHFLIGRALLTVPEPTIASSTMLGRYQIIQYIQQQFWRRWQEDYLKELQKRSKWNTALPDLKVNDLVLLKDELLPPLKWAMGRITATVPGTDGKVRVVEVKTVNGVYKRAIAKVCKLPIENTSPLE encoded by the exons ATGGGAGCTTTGCCAACAAGCCGTGTTACCCCATCGCATCCGTTTGAAACTACAG TTTTCGTCTGCTTTACTACAAAGGCTGTGCACTTAGAGATTGCTCCTGACCTGTCGACCGTTGCATTCATCGCGACACTCAAGCGCTTCATAGCCAGACGAGGAAAGTGTCGCGTCATTGTCTCAGACAACGCAACAAACTTCATTGGAGCTAACCAGGAGTTACGAAAACTTCTTCAGTCATTCGTAACACAAGAACATATACAACGCGTTGAAGAATTTTGCAGAAACGAGGGGATCGAATGGAAATTTATTCCTCCAAGATCACCGCACTTTGGAGGTTTGTGGGAGAGCGCTGTGAAACTTGCTAAATACCATTTGCGCCGCGCTATCGGCTGCAACGTGCTATCACACGACGAACTTCACACCATCGTTTGCCAAGCTGAGGCCATAGTAAATAGTCGGCCACTAACTCCAATATCTAGTGACCCCAATGACCTTCGTTCGCTTACACCGGGCCATTTCCTTATCGGCCGAGCTCTTCTAACCGTTCCTGAACCAACAATAGCCAGTTCAACTATGTTAGGCCGCTATCAAATCATCCAATACATTCAGCAGCAATTCTGGCGTCGTTGGCAGGAAGATTATTTAAAGGAGCTGCAAAAACGTTCAAAATGGAATACTGCCTTACCAGATCTTAAGGTGAATGACTTAGTGCTACTAAAGGACGAGCTTTTACCACCACTTAAATGGGCCATGGGTCGCATTACAGCTACTGTGCCAGGTACTGATGGTAAGGTTAGAGTAGTAGAAGTGAAAACAGTCAATGGCGTTTACAAACGGGCCATAGCAAAGGTATGCAAACTACCAATTGAAAATACAAGTCCACTAGAGTAA